Part of the candidate division WOR-3 bacterium genome, CCAATCTGCATAGCCGAGTGAACTCGATACGATATCGGCTCCCTGTGCTTCACACCATTCAAGGCCCGCAATGTAAGTGTCCTCTTCCACAGGGAATTCGTATGATGTATCCGGATTCTCGGTTTTTGCGACAATGAATTGGGCGCCCGGTGCTACACCGATATAACGACCGCTGAAATATCCTCCAACGAGTGCAAGCATTTCTGTTCCGTGTCTTGGATAATAATAGTCAGGATCAGTGACTGAATAGCCGTCGGTTATCGAATCACCTCTAACACTGGAGAATCGAACGATTTGCGCCTCAGGCGCAGCAAGTGTTGGCAAGTATGCGAATAGTGTGCTCATCGAATCAATACCACCGAAGGTAGTACCATTGTCATTTGATGTTCTTGAGTATATTCTACCGGCTGATTCCCATGTGACTGTTAGCGTATTGCTTGTTCTTGCCAGGGATATCTTGCCGATCGCATTTATTTCTGGTGTCAGGAAAAGATGTGTAGTAAAGGTTTCTCCGAAATCCTCAGATCTCGCGAATAGCACGCGAAACAGCGGGTCATTGGAAGTGTCCTTCCATATTGCATATATCGTGTCTCCTGCGGTGATCGCTTCAGCATCTTTGCCGGTTGTCGTGAACGTCTGGTTGAAAGTTGTCGGAGGTATGGCTGATTTTGTGAAGTACAGTGTGTTCGTTGGTGAAACGTGATAGAATATGCCGATCGCAGAATTACCCGTAACCATCTTTGGCGCCCGGATATTCATGGGGGAAGATTCAATCACCGATTCCTGTGGAAATCCGGATATTGTGCCTCGTTTGAGCAGTAAGAAAGTTGTGTCGCTATCGCTGTCTTTACTGTGATATGCCACGTATACGGTATCACCCACCCTAATCGAGCTTGGTTCCCTGCGCGGCGGGTCGCCGAGGGGCATTGATTGGACGAGGATAGTATCAGTGTGCACCAGGTATTTCAGGCCGTAGCGGTCGCGGTAGAACACGAACATCGTATCACCTCCACAGGCGTCCAGTTCCACTACCCAGTTGTTGTAATAGTTTGTCAACTTAATGAGGTTGGGTGACCATGTCTGACCGTTATCGGTTGAATATGTGTAGAGCAGGTCACGAACCGGGTCATTATATTGTAGCGTGTCTCCGGAAAGGAACAAATTGTAGCGGCTGCTTGTTCTGCGAAATATCAGATCACTGAAAGTACCGTATTTCGGAGTTATGGGCATGTTGTTCATCCAAATTTGGTCTCCACCAAGAAAATCATATTCGGCGATGACGTTCACATTGTTCACTGCGATATGTGTGCGTCTTAATCCGGTATCAAGAAATCCAACTCTGACATTGGAGCCGAATATGCCCATATCATGAATACGTTCGATACCGAACATCTGCGACTGTCTATAGGTCAATCCATAAATTGCCGTATCCTGAACCGTCGCTTCAGCTTCCAGGGGCGCGCGGAAAGGTGCAACCCTGGTGATTTTGTGCACAAAATCGAGCTGTGCGATCTGGTCGATATCTTCGATGGCAATGAGAAAACTCGCGGCATTGAGCCATTTTGAACAGGTGATCAGTAACCCTCCATTGGCCTCAACTTCTGCGATGTAATCTTCGTATACCGGGATATCTGCATAGTCGGTCACGCCCCGGCGCAGTGCCCTCCGCTGCCTGGCCGCGTCTGTCAACTGCGTCCGCACAACCCTGATCGCCGCATCGTAATCTTCCACGGTGATATTCTTGTCGGTGAAGTAGACCCAGGCTCTGACATGAGCATCCGTGTAGCACCTGGGATCAACTTTGTTCTGGAGCGGTGCCTGATAGTCATACATCACTCCCACCAGAAGTAAAAAAGTTAACATCAATCCTCCTTTTTATCCCAAATTAATACAAATTCAATCAGTAAATATTATAATCGATCGTTTTTCCTCTCTTCCTGAAAGGTAGTGCGAGAAGCAGACCGGCAACAAAGCCTCCGATGTGGGCAAAATACGCCACGCCGCCGCGTGCTCCGAGAGAAGAAACTCCAATAAGAAATTGGTACAAGAACCATATGCCGAGAAAGATAAAAGACGGCAGATATGATATTCTCAAAAAGAACCCGAGGGGGATGAGCGCGAGGACCCGTGCTTTGGGGAACAGCAGTATATATGCACCAAGAACACCGGACACTGCTCCGCTTGCACCGATCATCGGGATCTTCGAACCCGGATCAATGGCACTTTGCAGTAGCGCCGCGGCAATACCGCAGGCAAAATAGAACAATATGAACTTCGCGTGTCCCATCCGGTCCTCGACATTATCTGCAAAGATCCAGAGAAAAAGCATATTCCCGAGAATATGCATGATGCTGTCGGCGTGGATGAACATGCTGGTAAAAAGCCTCATATAGCTTTCAATACCGGTCGGATGAAACAGCAGATAAGGGACGACGCCGAACTGCCGGACGAAATCGTTGAGCTCAGCCCCAAGTGATATTTCATAAAGGTAAACGAGGATGTTGGCCGTGAGAATGGCGTAGACAACGACCGGTCTGGTATGCGATTTCAGGTCATCTTTCAGGGGTAGCATATATTCTCCCTATCTGGCAAACAGCCCAGGCAGCGATTGCCTTTCCCTCACCGATTTCGCCCATTCCTTCATTTGTCTTTCCCTTTATGGAGATCGCATCGCTTGAGATGTTGATCGCGTTGGCAATGGTGGTTTTCATTTGTTCGATATGTGGCAGGATTCTGGGTGCTTCTGCTATGACAACAGTGTCAATATGTTTCACCATGTATCCTGTATTTTTCAGGAACTTGCTCACTGATTTCAGTAGCTTCAGGCTCGAGATGTCCTTGTAGCGGTTGTCATCGGGCGGGAAATGTCTTCCGATATCACCTAAATTGGCAGCTCCCAGTAGTGCATCGCATATGGCATGGATCAGTACATCGCCGTCTGAATGTCCCGCAAGTCCTTTTGGAAAATCGATTTTCACGCCGCCCAAAAATAACTGCCTTTTGGGCACGAGCTGATGTATGTCATAGCCGATTCCAACCATCAATAATTCTACTCGGGACGCGCATCAAAGTCAAGAACTAGTGCCTTTTGCGCTTGCCGAGTAGTATGATGTCACGCAGGTCTTCGGTCGTTCCTGCTTTGTGCCACGTTTTGTCAAAATCAGGGTCTTGTGATATCTGAGCAATTGCCATCAGTGCTCTCAGATGTGATCGGCGTCTGTCTTGAGTGCCGACCAGCACGAAGATGATGTGGACTGGTTCAGGCGCATCGGGGAATATTATACCTTCCTTAGCGCGCACAAGTAGCACATCGAATTTATCTTTTCCCTCGATGATGATATGTGGGATCGCCAATCCCGGCCTCAATGCCGTGCAGGATTGTTTCTCGCGTTCAATGAAGAGTTGAACGAATTTTGCCTTTTCAACACCCAGTCGATTGCTCAATTGCTCAGAGGCTATTTGTACAAAATCATCAAATTGCAGGGTTTTTTCGAAATCGAGTACTACGGCTTCTTTGATCAAATGGTCGAAGTCATCCTCGATTATCTCTTCTCGTTCTTTCACTACTTCGCGTAATTCCTCGCGTAGTGTATCTGTCGCGATCTGTCTGTCGGTAACACGTTCGACTATGCACATGAGCGCCGATTCTCTTGTTATCTTCGGCCGTACGTATAGCAAGTACCAGATTAGTGCAGCGGCGATGAATGTCGCTGTCATCGCGAGCGTTAGAACGCCCATGTCAGCGATGAGAAAAAGATAGCCAAGGATGCCGGCGATCTGGATATACGGGTAAAAGGGTGCATGGAAACTTGGCTGATAGTTCTGAAGCCGACTCTCGCGCATTACTATCACCGCAAGATTTGCCGAAATGTACAGGAGGAGCAGCATGGTCGAGGCGGCTTTTATCAGCACCTCGAGATCGAGAAATAGTATTGTGATGATCATAATAGAGGAGGTTACTATTATCGCGATATGCGGTGTCTTGAATTTTTTGCTTATTTTGGAGAAGAAGTGGGGCAGAATTTCGTCGCGGCTCATCGCAAGCGGATAGCGAGATGCAGACATGATCCCCGCGTTGGCGGTTGAAATGAATGCCAGAAGAGCGGCAATAGCAGTAACAACGATGCCACCCATTCCCCAGAATGTTTTTGCTCCGGCGGAAATCGGCGTGAGAGATGTTCTTAACGATTCTGGATCGAGTATGCCTACGGTCACGAAAGCCACGGCGACATAGAGGCCGAGAACCATTATGTACGCGAGCATCATCCCGAGCGGCACTGTTGTTTTTGGGTTCTTGATCTCCTCGGCAACGCTCGCGACCTTGGTGAGTCCACCAAAAGAGATGAACACAAGCCCGGCAGTGGAAAGTACGCGGCCAAAACCATAGGGTGTGAAATTGTCGAGACGGTCCGGATGCACATTCGTGAAACCTACGATCACGTAGAGACAGAGAATGACAAACAGTGCTACAACGAGGAGGATCTGAGTTCTGCCGGCCTCCTTTATGCCTAAGAGATTTACCATCATGAAGAAAAGGCATAATATGACCGCTATTGCCTTGATTGCCGGAATGCTGAGACCGGGGTTGATCAGCAGTGCGAATATTCCCATCCCCATCAATGCAAACGCCGTCTTCAGACTCAGTGACAGCCAGCTTGCCATCCCGGCAACCGTGCCCGGAGCAAAACCCATGCTTCTTGTTATGTAGAAATAGTCGCCGCCTGCTTTGGGCATGGCAGTTACCAGCTCTGCTTTGCTGAGCAGCGCCGGTATAACGAGCACCCCGGCGATTATGTACGAAAGGATCATGGCCGGCCCAGCTTTGGCAAATGCGATGCCGGGCAGCACAAACAACCCGGAACTAATCATGGCTCCGGACGCGATAGCGAACACTTCGAAAAGGCCGAGTTCCTTTTTCAGAGCCATATCAACCCTTTTGTTTTCAGGAACACATTTTTCTGAGCTGAATAATCTGCTCGGGTGATCCGAATCCGATTAGGGTGTCGCCCGGATTGATTATACTGTCCGAACTTGGATTGAAAGTCAATTTGTTCAGTTCTGCAGACTTCAACGCAGGAATGACGATTCCGATCTTTCTGGATATTTCTGTTTCTTTCAGTGTTTTACCGGCGATCGCTGAGCCCGTTTTCACAGTCACTTCATCGAGCAGGAGGTTGAGGTGTTGTCCACGTAGTATCGTATCGAGAAAAGACATGACCGTTGGCCTCAGTGCAGCCGCGGCAAGGTGTATCCCGCCGATCTTCTCCGGAGAAAATACGTAGTCGGCGCCCGCCTTTCTTAGTTTATCGATGGATGCTGCCTCAACGGCGCGCGATATGATGCGTAATTTTGGATTCAGAGATCGCGCGGTCAGACAAATGTATAGGTTATCCGCGTCATTTCCCAATGCGGCTATGATACCTTTGGCATTCTTGATCCCCGCGTACTTCAATACTTCATCATGGGTTGCATCACCTGTAAAGTAGAGTATCTTCGGATTTTCCCTGACGAATTTCTCGAGGACCTCCTGTTCTCTATCTATCAGGACAAAAGGCTCATCGGCACTGATGAATTCCTGTATAATATCTTCGCCGACTGCGCCCACCCCGCAAATCACAAAATGATCTTTCATTTTCGAAATTCTCTGCTGCATTCCTTGCCTCCTGAATATCTCGCCGAACGTTCCCTCCATGATTGAAGAGAAGATGAAGTTAGCACCTGTTGCGATGAGCAAAATGCCGCTGATTATTAGGGCGGCGGTGAAGATCCGCCCTGCCTCGCTTAACGGCCTCACTTCTCCGTATCCAACCGTCGATACAGTGATGATGGTCATATAAACTGCTTCATTGAATGACCATCCTTCGATGACCATATATCCAACCGTTCCCCCGAAAAAAACCGCAACGATTGCCATTACTATGATAGCTACGCGTCTGTGGATCATCTATTTAATTATACTTTTTATCTTTATGCCTGTCAACAATAACTGGAATCCATACTTGAAAGTTGAACATAAATGTGTATTATTGGGCATGGTGGAAAACGGCGAAATCGTTGTCAACGGTATACACAAAGTATTCAAGAAGGGCAAGCCAGATGAAGTCCGGGCAGTGGACGGCATTAGTTTTAATATCAACAAAGGCGAGCTATTTGGCCTGCTGGGTCCCAATGGTGCCGGTAAGACGACACTCATAAAGTGTATCTCGACTCTCTTGATCCCCGACAGTGGATCAGTGGAGGTCGGCGGTTACGATATCTGCCGTGAGCCGGTTGAGGTGAGACGGCATATTGGAGTGTTGACCGGAGGCGAGCGTTCCCTCTATTGGAAACTCACTCCGGTCGAGAATCTGCGTTATTTTGCTGCTCTCTATGGTGTGCCCCGCAAGGTCACGAAAGAACGAATCGGGTATCTCCTTGAGTTAATGGGGTTGAAGGATAAGTCGAAGGTCCGGGTCGAGAAACTATCTTCGGGGATGAAGCAGAAGTTGTCCCTGGCCAGGGTTCTGGTCCATGACCCGCCGATACTGCTCGTGGACGAACCAACACTGGGTCTTGATCCTTATTTCGCACGTTTCATCAGGGATTTTGTGAAGAATGAACTTAACAAGAGACTCAAAAAGACGATTCTCCTGACCACTCATTATATGGATGAAGCCGATGAACTGTGTGAGCGGATCGCTTTTATGAATCGTGGCAAGATCGAGGCCATGGATACTCCAAATCGGTTGAAGCAGAGCATGCCACAGAAACAGGTGCTGGAAATAAAATGTCGGGGCACGATCGAGAAAGAAATGTTTGAAAACATCGAGGGCGCAGCTAGCATCAATATTTCACATGGAGAGGGATTCGCTTATCTGAGGTGGAATACGGACAATTCGGAAATGATCCTGGGTAATATCATTGAACTCGTGCGGGAAAAGGCAAAGATATTTTCCGTGCGTGTGACCGTGCCTACCCTCGAAGACGTTTTTGTGCATCTGACAGGCGCAAGCCTAAAAGACGGATGAGATTAGCCGGACAAAATAAACGATAACGAGAATTATGTGGGTGATAGTCGAGGAAGTGAGAAAGAGCGTCAGAATACTGCTCGCATACCCTGCTGAAGTTATATTCTGGATATTTTCACCGCTGTTATGGGTGATCCCGCTTGTATTTCAGGGCAAGGCATTGGTCGGTGCTTTCAGCAGTACCCAGTTCGGCAGGCTTGCGGGTACTGATGAGTTCATCCCATATGTGCTAATCGGCGCGATCATAAGTACATATATGTTCTCTGCAGTGTGGAGCATGGGTAATTCGTTTCGAGATGAAACATACTACGGAACGCTCGAACACATTCTGTCATCCCCTGCGCGTCCGGCCTACATTCTCATAGGAAAAGGTTTGTACAACTCGATTCTATCTACCTCTTTTGTCATAGTGCAACTGCTTATCTGCGTTTTTATTTTTGGTCTGGACATCACACTGGTCAAGATCCTGCCAATCTTCATGTTTCTGCTTTTACTCATTGTTGGTCTTTACGGTATCGGTTTCATGGCTGCCGCGCTCACCCTTCTTGTAAAGGAAGCCCACGGTTTGTTACACATGTTTGAGTACATACTTTTTCTATTTTCACCGATCCGCTATCCAGTCGAAGTGAATCCCATAACGAAAGCGATCAGTGTTTTTATACCGCTCACTTATGCACTCATTGCCCTTCGCGGTCTTATGCTCAACATCGAATTCAACTTTCTCAAGAACAGCATCATTCTGCTCGGAATTGACTGCGTGTTGATCCCCCTTGGTCTGGTTATCTTCCATTACGTTGAGAAGCGGACAAAGACCAGAGGTACGCTGTCAGACTATTAGTATATGGCATTGAAGCAGGGTCATAAAGGATTAGTCAAGACGTTCTTACACTATCTCCGTGCCGTGAACGCGGAGAATATCAAGGAATGGAAGATTGAATTGACCTACAAACCTGATTTTATCCGGCAATTCATCGAGCCTTTTGTGTATCTGTTTCCTTATTTTTTGTATGGTTTTGCTCTGCTCGGTGGTCGGTACTCAGAGCATCTGAGAAGCCTCACCGGGATAAGTGATATGGTTGCCTATACGTTCATTGGCTACTTGTTCATAGGCTTCTTGAACACCGCATGTTGGGCGATGGGTTTCTCGTTGCGTAAGGAACAATGGTTTGGTACTCTTGAAACGATCTTCGTCGCACCGGTCCCGCGTTGGGTTTATGTGGCTGGGATGGCTCTCCATTCAACATGCCACCAGGGGTTGATAATGCTCATTCAAGCGGTGGTGATCGCTACTTTCTTCGCAATCGTCCTTCACATGAGCGGCATTTTCATGGCGCTGCTGATCGTTCTGCTGATGTTGCTTGGTTTGTACGGGCTGGGCATTATTGTCGCTGGTTTGACGATCGCACTCAAACAGTGGTGGGTCGTTTCAGAAGCGCTCTCGACGCTCATCGTCGTCGTAACCCCGATCGCGTATCCGCTTGCGGTATTACCGTTTGTATTGCGTAAGATATCGATGTTCCTACCGACCACTTATGGCATCATCGGGGTCCGGCATCTCCTGCTGGGCGAGGAACTTGTTATTGGCCTGCCGGCGATCTTCTTGCGTCTCTTCGTGATATTAGTTGTTTGGTTGACATTCGGGATGATCGTATTTCTGGTCATGGACCGGTATGGCCGTAAGAAAGGTTCACTTTCCATATATTAAGAGGAGGAGAAGATGAATAGCATTGTCACGATAGAATTTGTGCTATACCTGGCATTGATCATGGGGATTGGACTGTATTTTGCCAGGAAGAAGATGACCCAGGCTGATTTTCACCTCGGCGGTAAGAAGATTCCCGGCTGGGCACTTGCTCTTTCGGAAAGAGCGACCGGCGAATCGGCCTGGTGTCTGCTCGGGTTAACTGGTTTTGCATTTGCCGCCGGCCTTTCATCGGTGTGGATCGCTGTCGGGTGTGTGGCAGGTATCACTGTTTCCTGGCTCTGGCTGGCAAAAGAATTCAGACGGGAACGCGATAAATACGATACCCTGACGCTGCCCGATTACCTGGCTACGAAATATGCAAGTAGGGGTAAATTCATAAGATGGTTCTCCAGTATCATCATCATTTTCTTCTTTGTCCTCTATGTGGCGGCACAGTTCAGCGGCGGCGGTAAGACGTTGAACATCACATTCGGCATTCCGGTCACATGGGGGATCATTATTTCTGCGGTCGTTGTTATTCTATATGCGATGGCAGGGGGTTTCTTGTCTGTGGTCTGGACCGATGTAGTACAGGCTATTCTGATGATCATAACACTGGTAGTAACACCCATCGTGGCGCTCATTGCCATTGCGCAGAGTAATATATCAATCCCCGGAGCTCTGACTGTTGCCGGAGGTGGTTTGGATTCCTGGACCGGCGGTGCGGTCGGATTTGCCGCGGGGACCTTAATATTCAACAATTTTTCCTGGTTCTTCGGGTATTTGGGCGGACAGCCGCAGCTCGATGCACGCTGGATGGCAATGCGATCTGACCGGGATGTCAAGATCGGCGCGGCAGTTGCGATCACCTGGACACTACTTGCTTATGCCGGAGCGATCACACTTGGTATTGCGGCGATTGCGCTTTTCGGCGCGGGCGTGGTCTCTGATCCTGAACAGATCCTTCCGTTTATGCTATTGAAACTCATGCCTCCCTGGCTTGCGGGTATTCTCCTCGCCGGTGCGGTTGCGGCAATGATGTCGACTGCGGATTCGCAGTTATTGATTGCGACATCATCGATCAGCGAAGACATCGTGCACAAAGCATTGCGCAGGGACTTTGACGATCGGAAGCTGGTTATGATCTCACGTATTACGATCCTTGTCGTCGGATTGATCGCACTCGTCATGGCATTTACTTCAAAGAGTCTGATCTACACTATAGTCAGCTGGGCCTGGGCAGGTATCGGATGTTCTTTTGCCCCGGCCGTCATTCTATCGTTCTTCTGGAAGAAATTCAACTCGCGTGGCGTTATTGCTTCGCTCGTCTCGGGTTTTGTTACGACCATTATCTGGATGACCACGGGTCTCGATTCTATCTTCACCGCACGAGCCGCAACATTTATTATCGCCTTTGTTTGTGCTGTGGTCGTTACTCTCTGGAAATCAGACAGAGACTAACAGCGCACGCTATTTTGTATACCGGAATTCCCTGCCTATTGATATATAGTAATTAACGCGAGCTCCGATAAAATTTTCTTCATCGGTTTCGCCAATTCCCATAACGACGGTGAACGGACCGATCGGTGTATTGGTTCTGACGCCAATGCCTGCACCCCAGTGAAGTTCTGATGCCGGGTTCTCGTTCCGGATAAGATCATCAAGACGTTCAAATGTAGCGACGTTGGAAACCAACTGCAAATATACTGGGTAATCTTTCTGGTCCAGCAGGTTGAGTATCCTGTATTCAAGACCGAGATGCAAGATGGTACGGTTCTTGGTCGTGAAGAATCCATTTTCGTATCCGGTGAGATTACTGCCGCCTGTATGATAATAGTAATCCCATGCCGGATCGCCGTGAGAGAATCCCAGGTTCAATCCCGGATTGATCAATACACGTGAGGACAATGGTATATAGTGATCAAATGAAAAATCGATCCGGATGAAATCAGAGGAAGCTTTTAACCTTTCTGTAGAATATATGATTTCTGTTTTATATGATGAACCTTTATTGGGCAAATGCAGATCGTCGTAAGTGTTGTACTCCATCCGGAAAGTTGGTCCAACTATCCATTCATTCTCTGGTATCGAATCGAAGACCGGTATTTGTGGCAATCTGTGAATCGCTTCCCGTGCCGTAATGCCGAAGTTGAAAAAAGCATTGCGTCCGAGTATATACCCTGCCTCAATCAACGCTCCATGGTAGGTTGTAGTATAAGCTGTCAACCAGGTATTATTCTCGAAAAAAGGTCTATCTATGGATCCCCGGAAGATATCGATCCGGTAGCCCATCGGGACGGCGAATAGCCGGGTGCCTGTTAATCCGAGTCTTACGGCACGTGGATTGCCGAGATTGAGCGCGCCGCGTATGCTCGCTCCGGTTCCCCATAGGTTGCTTTGTCCACCCTCAATGCCAAGGATGAGATTGTCGCTGTTGTCATATCGAACACCCAGTGCGTAGAATCCATATTCAGACTCTTTGGTTTGGTAGATAACTTCAACCGAATCTTCGCCGTGAAATATCAGTCTGTAATTTATGTCCGAGAACAAACCTGTGTTGTATAGCGAGATCATATCTCTGTGCAGCAATTGAAAATCGAGTTTCATGCCTTTCTTCGTCCTCACGAGATGGCTTATAGTCGAAGAACCGGTGACTTCAAGACCTTCAAATCGAATACCGCTTACGAAAGGCAAGGGACGACGCGTTATCCCGTTGGGCTTTACATATGCCTTTCTACCATTCAACTTAGCTCTTATCTCAGGTAATGCAGCTTCCGCTGCTTTTTCGCCGGCCGCGATCAGTTCACGGGCACGGTTGAAGTCCGATGACATGAAAGGATCGACATTCGGTTCAATAACAATATCCGTAAGCTGCAATTGTGCACGGTAATCGCAGATATTTATTAGATCCATTGTGCGTGAAATTACGTCTATCAAACCTTCGTTGTTCGATCTTTGTTTGTTACGGATAGTTGTACTTGCTATGATCAGATCGGGCTCGAATTCAAGCAGAGGCTGAACCGGAAGAAACTGCTGGACACCGCCATCA contains:
- a CDS encoding S8 family serine peptidase; translation: MLTFLLLVGVMYDYQAPLQNKVDPRCYTDAHVRAWVYFTDKNITVEDYDAAIRVVRTQLTDAARQRRALRRGVTDYADIPVYEDYIAEVEANGGLLITCSKWLNAASFLIAIEDIDQIAQLDFVHKITRVAPFRAPLEAEATVQDTAIYGLTYRQSQMFGIERIHDMGIFGSNVRVGFLDTGLRRTHIAVNNVNVIAEYDFLGGDQIWMNNMPITPKYGTFSDLIFRRTSSRYNLFLSGDTLQYNDPVRDLLYTYSTDNGQTWSPNLIKLTNYYNNWVVELDACGGDTMFVFYRDRYGLKYLVHTDTILVQSMPLGDPPRREPSSIRVGDTVYVAYHSKDSDSDTTFLLLKRGTISGFPQESVIESSPMNIRAPKMVTGNSAIGIFYHVSPTNTLYFTKSAIPPTTFNQTFTTTGKDAEAITAGDTIYAIWKDTSNDPLFRVLFARSEDFGETFTTHLFLTPEINAIGKISLARTSNTLTVTWESAGRIYSRTSNDNGTTFGGIDSMSTLFAYLPTLAAPEAQIVRFSSVRGDSITDGYSVTDPDYYYPRHGTEMLALVGGYFSGRYIGVAPGAQFIVAKTENPDTSYEFPVEEDTYIAGLEWCEAQGADIVSSSLGYADWYAWPRDFDGKTSPASIAAYEATKRGLLVVTAAGNVSVPRIEIPGDAMNVITVGGIDSLYNRWQYSGYGPTFDGRMKPEIMCLSAAPVVINPDSTDSYLYSFGTSGATAMITGICALLLEAHPNWTVDSVQTALYSTASFADTPSDSMGYGWPDAYAAITHSPIQVDSVGGSGWLTPYPNPFLLSQHDNIYMPFRLDRESLVEFKVYSMSGRLVRKEERSGLLLPGSYTGESAFVWDGTDEDGKDVGSGLYYCLLITHGAGNDVVKIAVVK
- a CDS encoding rhomboid family intramembrane serine protease, with the protein product MLPLKDDLKSHTRPVVVYAILTANILVYLYEISLGAELNDFVRQFGVVPYLLFHPTGIESYMRLFTSMFIHADSIMHILGNMLFLWIFADNVEDRMGHAKFILFYFACGIAAALLQSAIDPGSKIPMIGASGAVSGVLGAYILLFPKARVLALIPLGFFLRISYLPSFIFLGIWFLYQFLIGVSSLGARGGVAYFAHIGGFVAGLLLALPFRKRGKTIDYNIY
- the ispF gene encoding 2-C-methyl-D-erythritol 2,4-cyclodiphosphate synthase, with the protein product MMVGIGYDIHQLVPKRQLFLGGVKIDFPKGLAGHSDGDVLIHAICDALLGAANLGDIGRHFPPDDNRYKDISSLKLLKSVSKFLKNTGYMVKHIDTVVIAEAPRILPHIEQMKTTIANAINISSDAISIKGKTNEGMGEIGEGKAIAAWAVCQIGRIYATPER
- a CDS encoding amino acid permease; amino-acid sequence: MALKKELGLFEVFAIASGAMISSGLFVLPGIAFAKAGPAMILSYIIAGVLVIPALLSKAELVTAMPKAGGDYFYITRSMGFAPGTVAGMASWLSLSLKTAFALMGMGIFALLINPGLSIPAIKAIAVILCLFFMMVNLLGIKEAGRTQILLVVALFVILCLYVIVGFTNVHPDRLDNFTPYGFGRVLSTAGLVFISFGGLTKVASVAEEIKNPKTTVPLGMMLAYIMVLGLYVAVAFVTVGILDPESLRTSLTPISAGAKTFWGMGGIVVTAIAALLAFISTANAGIMSASRYPLAMSRDEILPHFFSKISKKFKTPHIAIIVTSSIMIITILFLDLEVLIKAASTMLLLLYISANLAVIVMRESRLQNYQPSFHAPFYPYIQIAGILGYLFLIADMGVLTLAMTATFIAAALIWYLLYVRPKITRESALMCIVERVTDRQIATDTLREELREVVKEREEIIEDDFDHLIKEAVVLDFEKTLQFDDFVQIASEQLSNRLGVEKAKFVQLFIEREKQSCTALRPGLAIPHIIIEGKDKFDVLLVRAKEGIIFPDAPEPVHIIFVLVGTQDRRRSHLRALMAIAQISQDPDFDKTWHKAGTTEDLRDIILLGKRKRH
- a CDS encoding potassium channel protein; this translates as MIHRRVAIIVMAIVAVFFGGTVGYMVIEGWSFNEAVYMTIITVSTVGYGEVRPLSEAGRIFTAALIISGILLIATGANFIFSSIMEGTFGEIFRRQGMQQRISKMKDHFVICGVGAVGEDIIQEFISADEPFVLIDREQEVLEKFVRENPKILYFTGDATHDEVLKYAGIKNAKGIIAALGNDADNLYICLTARSLNPKLRIISRAVEAASIDKLRKAGADYVFSPEKIGGIHLAAAALRPTVMSFLDTILRGQHLNLLLDEVTVKTGSAIAGKTLKETEISRKIGIVIPALKSAELNKLTFNPSSDSIINPGDTLIGFGSPEQIIQLRKMCS
- a CDS encoding ABC transporter ATP-binding protein — translated: MVENGEIVVNGIHKVFKKGKPDEVRAVDGISFNINKGELFGLLGPNGAGKTTLIKCISTLLIPDSGSVEVGGYDICREPVEVRRHIGVLTGGERSLYWKLTPVENLRYFAALYGVPRKVTKERIGYLLELMGLKDKSKVRVEKLSSGMKQKLSLARVLVHDPPILLVDEPTLGLDPYFARFIRDFVKNELNKRLKKTILLTTHYMDEADELCERIAFMNRGKIEAMDTPNRLKQSMPQKQVLEIKCRGTIEKEMFENIEGAASINISHGEGFAYLRWNTDNSEMILGNIIELVREKAKIFSVRVTVPTLEDVFVHLTGASLKDG
- a CDS encoding ABC transporter permease, with protein sequence MWVIVEEVRKSVRILLAYPAEVIFWIFSPLLWVIPLVFQGKALVGAFSSTQFGRLAGTDEFIPYVLIGAIISTYMFSAVWSMGNSFRDETYYGTLEHILSSPARPAYILIGKGLYNSILSTSFVIVQLLICVFIFGLDITLVKILPIFMFLLLLIVGLYGIGFMAAALTLLVKEAHGLLHMFEYILFLFSPIRYPVEVNPITKAISVFIPLTYALIALRGLMLNIEFNFLKNSIILLGIDCVLIPLGLVIFHYVEKRTKTRGTLSDY
- a CDS encoding ABC transporter permease; the encoded protein is MALKQGHKGLVKTFLHYLRAVNAENIKEWKIELTYKPDFIRQFIEPFVYLFPYFLYGFALLGGRYSEHLRSLTGISDMVAYTFIGYLFIGFLNTACWAMGFSLRKEQWFGTLETIFVAPVPRWVYVAGMALHSTCHQGLIMLIQAVVIATFFAIVLHMSGIFMALLIVLLMLLGLYGLGIIVAGLTIALKQWWVVSEALSTLIVVVTPIAYPLAVLPFVLRKISMFLPTTYGIIGVRHLLLGEELVIGLPAIFLRLFVILVVWLTFGMIVFLVMDRYGRKKGSLSIY
- a CDS encoding sodium/proline symporter, whose product is MNSIVTIEFVLYLALIMGIGLYFARKKMTQADFHLGGKKIPGWALALSERATGESAWCLLGLTGFAFAAGLSSVWIAVGCVAGITVSWLWLAKEFRRERDKYDTLTLPDYLATKYASRGKFIRWFSSIIIIFFFVLYVAAQFSGGGKTLNITFGIPVTWGIIISAVVVILYAMAGGFLSVVWTDVVQAILMIITLVVTPIVALIAIAQSNISIPGALTVAGGGLDSWTGGAVGFAAGTLIFNNFSWFFGYLGGQPQLDARWMAMRSDRDVKIGAAVAITWTLLAYAGAITLGIAAIALFGAGVVSDPEQILPFMLLKLMPPWLAGILLAGAVAAMMSTADSQLLIATSSISEDIVHKALRRDFDDRKLVMISRITILVVGLIALVMAFTSKSLIYTIVSWAWAGIGCSFAPAVILSFFWKKFNSRGVIASLVSGFVTTIIWMTTGLDSIFTARAATFIIAFVCAVVVTLWKSDRD